A genomic stretch from Malus domestica chromosome 15, GDT2T_hap1 includes:
- the LOC103401491 gene encoding scarecrow-like protein 32 gives MMQFTDTPPPTLHQIITTPYSNNLPIMMNKNQTYHTRLWPGFPTSKSLGTNFGDANCMEQLLVHCAKAIETNDATLAQQILWVLNNIAPQDGDSNQRLTCAFLRALIARAARIGSCKVLAAMANSQANFTIHTHKFSVVELASFIDLTPWHRFGFTAANAAILEAVEGYSVVHIVDLSLTHCMQIPTLVDAIASRQDGNVSPPLLKLTVAGTMEDVPPMLDLSYEELGSKLVNFARSRNITLEFRVIPSSYTDGFANLIQQLRVQNLVYAESGEALVVNCHMMLHYISEEALTLPAINPNPISSGSTSSYAFDVASSSLSSSLRTMFLKELRGLDPTIVVLVDEDVDLTSNNPVCRLRSAFNYLWIPYDTLDTFLPRGSKQRQWYEADVCWKIENVIAYDGFQRVERLEPKCRWVQRMRNANFRSVSFGEDAVSEVKAMLDEHAAGWGLKREEEDVVLTWKGHNVVFATAWMPA, from the coding sequence ATGATGCAATTTACTGATACACCACCACCAACCTTGCACCAAATTATCACCACACCCTATTCCAATAACCTCCCAATAATGATGAACAAAAACCAAACCTACCACACGCGCCTGTGGCCTGGCTTTCCGACCTCTAAGTCCCTAGGAACAAACTTTGGCGACGCCAACTGCATGGAGCAGCTGCTCGTCCACTGCGCTAAAGCCATCGAAACCAACGACGCCACCCTAGCCCAGCAGATCCTCTGGGTCCTCAACAACATCGCCCCCCAAGACGGCGACTCCAACCAGCGCCTCACCTGCGCGTTTCTCCGAGCCCTCATTGCCCGCGCAGCCCGAATCGGAAGCTGTAAGGTCCTCGCCGCCATGGCCAACTCCCAAGCCAACTTCACCATCCACACTCACAAGTTCTCCGTCGTTGAGCTCGCCTCCTTCATCGACCTGACACCGTGGCACAGGTTCGGATTCACCGCCGCAAATGCAGCCATTCTAGAAGCTGTTGAAGGGTATTCTGTAGTTCACATTGTTGACCTGAGCTTGACGCATTGCATGCAAATCCCAACTCTGGTCGACGCCATTGCCAGCCGTCAGGACGGTAATGTGAGTCCTCCATTGCTGAAGCTCACTGTGGCGGGTACCATGGAGGACGTCCCTCCAATGCTGGACCTGTCATACGAGGAACTGGGTTCCAAGTTGGTTAATTTCGCAAGGTCAAGAAACATCACTTTAGAGTTTAGGGTCATCCCGTCAAGTTACACTGATGGGTTTGCCAACCTAATCCAACAACTCCGCGTACAAAATTTAGTGTATGCGGAGAGTGGTGAGGCGCTTGTAGTGAATTGCCACATGATGCTTCACTACATTTCTGAAGAGGCATTGACACTTCCAGCAATCAATCCGAATCCAATCAGTAGTGGTTCGACTAGCTCTTACGCTTTTGATGTAGCTTCGTCCTCTTTGAGTTCGTCGCTAAGGACAATGTTTCTGAAAGAGCTTCGGGGTTTGGACCCGACGATTGTGGTTTTGGTGGACGAAGATGTGGATTTGACATCGAATAATCCAGTGTGTAGATTGAGGTCGGCCTTCAATTACCTGTGGATACCTTATGACACCTTGGACACATTTTTGCCGCGGGGAAGCAAGCAGAGGCAGTGGTACGAGGCGGATGTGTGTTGGAAGATTGAGAACGTGATAGCGTACGATGGCTTTCAGAGGGTGGAGAGGCTGGAGCCGAAATGCAGGTGGGTGCAGCGAATGCGAAATGCCAACTTTCGAAGCGTTTCATTTGGGGAAGATGCGGTTTCGGAAGTGAAGGCCATGCTTGATGAACATGCAGCTGGTTGGGgattgaagagagaagaagaagatgttgTGCTTACATGGAAAGGACACAATGTTGTGTTTGCCACAGCCTGGATGCCTGCTTAA